In Populus nigra chromosome 1, ddPopNigr1.1, whole genome shotgun sequence, one genomic interval encodes:
- the LOC133700640 gene encoding glycerophosphodiester phosphodiesterase GDPDL3-like translates to MCNLRSFFTPLLAVLLLQSLVVVVSAEGSATTWQTLTGNPPLVIARGGFSGVFPDSSSVAFQFATLTSLPNVVLWCDVQLTKDGVGICAPDLRLDNSTSIAQVMKNKDKLYLVNGIPTRGWFTVDFTLNELSLVFLIQGIYSRSERFDNGYAIQTVEDVANLKPPGLWLNIQHDAFFTQHNLSMRSYVLSLSRRVVINHLSSPEAGFLRSIAKRFNLNITKLVFRFLEPNVIEPSTNETYGSLSKNFTFIKTFASGILIPKSYIWPLDASNYLQPHTSIVSDAHKAGLEVFVSEFYNDVPLSYNYSYDPVTEYLNFVDNGVFSVDGVLSDFPVTPSAAIDCFSGLGRNATPQVNLSVISKNGASGDYPGCTDLAYQNAILDGADVIDCPVQISKDGIPFCLGSINLYDSTTVAQSSYSNRSQNIPQIKAGRGIFTFSLTWSEIQNLRPVMSNPYSKYELSRNPNFRNSGNFLTLSDFLALAKNTSSLSGVLISIENAAYLIQEEGLAVTDKVLDVLSKAGYDDPTSKKVMIESTNSSVLMKFRDKKIYELVYQIEEDIQDAEDAALKDIKDFANSVVISKISVFPESSLFLTGVTNVVPKLQSHGLSVYVETFSNEFVSQAWDFFSDSTVEINSYAMVANISGVITEFPLTSARYKRNRCLGYNVLPPYMSPAQPGGLMQLISPAALPPAEPPNPVLTAPDVEEGPLPSHTASPPPVPGGGATAVPPGAPNGLPKIGACIFLSNLAMLITILLLL, encoded by the exons ATGTGTAACTTACGCTCGTTCTTCACTCCTCTACTAGCTGTGCTACTACTTCAGTCATTGGTGGTTGTTGTCTCTGCCGAGGGATCTGCTACTACCTGGCAAACACTCACCG GAAATCCCCCTTTAGTCATAGCACGTGGCGGGTTTTCAGGAGTATTTCCTGATTCTAGCTCAGTTGCTTTCCAGTTTGCAACGCTTACAAGTTTGCCGAATGTTGTCCTATGGTGTGATGTGCAGTTAACTAAAGATGGTGTGGGGATTTGTGCCCCTGATCTCAGGCTTGACAATTCTACTAGCATTGCacaagttatgaaaaataaggaTAAGTTGTACCTAGTTAATGGAATTCCTACCCGAGGATGGTTCACAGTGGATTTCACTCTCAATGAATTGTCACTTGTATTCT TGATTCAGGGGATCTATTCTCGGAGTGAAAGGTTTGATAACGGTTATGCCATCCAAACTGTTGAGGATGTGGCGAACTTAAAACCACCAGGCTTATGGTTGAATATTCAG CATGATGCATTCTTCACACAGCACAATTTGAGTATGAGAAGCTATGTACTGTCTCTATCCAGAAGGGTTGTCATTAATCATCTCTCATCACCAGAAGCGGGTTTCTTGAGAAGTATTGCTAAGAGATTTAACCTAAATATAACAAAACTGGTCTTCCGGTTTCTGGAACCAAATGTCATCGAGCCATCAACAAATGAGACATATGGTTCTCTCTCAAAGAACTTTACTTTCATCAAGACATTTGCATCTGGAATTCTTATCCCTAAGTCATACATATGGCCTTTAGATGCAAGTAATTACTTGCAGCCTCATACTTCTATCGTCTCGGATGCACACAAGGCAGGGCTAGAGGTTTTTGTATCAGAATTTTATAATGATGTTCCACTGAGTTACAATTACAGTTATGATCCTGTAACTGAGTATCTCAATTTTGTTGATAATGGTGTCTTCTCTGTTGATGGCGTGCTCTCTGACTTTCCAGTAACTCCTTCTGCGGCTATTG ATTGTTTTTCTGGTCTAGGCAGGAATGCTACACCTCAAG TGAACCTTTCGGTCATCTCAAAAAATGGTGCAAGTGGAGACTACCCTGGCTGCACTGATTTGGCTTACCAGAATGCTATTTTAGATGGTGCTGATGTTATTGATTGTCCTGTTCAAATATCAAAAGACGGGATACCATTTTGCTTGGGCTCTATAAATCTTTATGATAGTACAACAGTTGCCCAATCAAGTTACAGCAATCGTTCACAGAATATTCCACAGATTAAGGCAGGCCGTGGGATATTCACCTTTAGCTTAACATGGAGTGAGATTCAGAACTTACGTC CGGTGATGTCCAATCCATATTCAAAATATGAGTTGTCACGGAATCCCAATTTCAGAAATTCAGGGAACTTTCTAACATTGTCTGATTTCTTAGCATTGGCAAAGAACACTAGCTCGCTCTCTGGTGTCTTGATTAGCATTGAG AATGCAGCCTATCTTATACAGGAAGAGGGATTAGCCGTTACTGACAAAGTACTTGATGTCTTGAGCAAAGCTGGTTATGATGATCCAACTTCCAAGAAAGTTATGATTGAGTCCACCAACAGCTCAGTTCTAATGAAATTTAGggacaaaaaaatttatgagcTTGTGTACCAGATTGAAGAGGATATTCAAGATGCTGAAGATGCAGCACTGAAGGACATCAAAGACTTTGCTAATTCTGTGGTCATCAGCAAGATCTCTGTCTTTCCTGAAAGTTCTTTATTCCTCACTGGTGTCACAAATGTTGTGCCAAAGCTGCAATCGCATGGGCTCTCAGTTTATGTGGAAACTTTCAGCAATGAGTTTGTATCTCAGGCATGGGACTTCTTCTCAGATTCAACAGTTGAAATTAACTCCTACGCCATGGTAGCCAACATCAGCGGTGTTATCACAGAATTCCCTCTGACTTCTGCCAGATACAAGA GGAACCGATGCTTGGGCTATAATGTTTTACCTCCTTACATGAGCCCTGCTCAGCCTGGCGGTCTCATGCAGCTAATCTCACCTGCTGCCTTGCCCCCAGCTGAGCCTCCAAACCCAGTGTTAACTGCACCTGATGTTGAGGAAGGACCCTTGCCCTCTCATACAGCAAGTCCCCCCCCAGTTCCAGGTGGTGGAGCTACAGCAGTACCACCAGGAGCTCCAAATGGACTGCCCAAGATTGGTGCGTGCATCTTCCTGTCCAATTTGGCTATGCTCATCACCATTCTTCTGCTGCTTTGA